One window from the genome of Gimesia aquarii encodes:
- a CDS encoding GntR family transcriptional regulator: MNTSEPQSEQSPSDISNVSLEIPQETSTLVETAYNQILLQIVRGMLPSGTVLKTTKLSDELGLSRTPIVQALQRLIADGIVTQVPQQRAVVAEGAEHWLVDIHEMRLLLEPHAVLHATRRLTPETLTLLSEHGKAAEPTAQLDWIPKAHAFDYQLHTSIARASGNLPLSESICKCMSFKRLTYEISDDSPELLRRDYAEHLIILEALQKRQPETASAAMLFHLRSSVEFRKAGGNII, encoded by the coding sequence ATGAATACCTCGGAGCCTCAGTCAGAACAGAGTCCCTCAGACATTTCGAATGTGTCTCTTGAAATCCCCCAAGAGACCTCGACTCTCGTCGAAACAGCATACAACCAAATTCTGCTGCAAATCGTCAGGGGAATGCTTCCTAGTGGCACCGTGCTAAAAACGACGAAATTATCTGATGAACTAGGGCTCAGCAGAACCCCCATCGTCCAGGCATTACAACGCTTAATCGCTGATGGCATTGTGACCCAGGTACCACAACAACGGGCCGTTGTCGCAGAGGGAGCAGAACACTGGCTCGTTGATATTCATGAAATGCGGTTACTTCTTGAACCTCACGCCGTATTACATGCGACTAGACGGTTGACTCCCGAAACATTGACATTGCTGTCGGAGCATGGAAAAGCAGCTGAGCCAACGGCACAACTTGACTGGATTCCCAAAGCGCATGCATTTGATTATCAACTCCATACATCCATCGCACGTGCTTCTGGAAACCTGCCTCTTAGCGAGTCGATTTGCAAGTGTATGAGTTTCAAACGACTGACATATGAAATCTCAGATGATTCGCCTGAACTGTTACGGCGAGACTACGCAGAACATTTAATAATTTTAGAAGCACTACAAAAAAGACAACCAGAAACGGCTTCTGCTGCAATGTTATTTCACCTGAGAAGCTCTGTAGAATTTCGAAAAGCAGGCGGAAACATCATCTGA
- a CDS encoding LamG domain-containing protein: MKDLVYLVMLITSCLINFTPTSLLAEEDALIGHWRLMGDVKDQSGFHNNGLNRGVLLKPHHPATFNGESAYIEVPHSKSLALGTGEFSISVNVNTRADLGDVIGNVLSKYDAQNRKGFQLCIKNNAGVTSSQSNNRHLQFGIDNGKIDAKWTDHGQLGNAILVFSMAVYDGKLFAGTCVPGKEAAGRVFQFDGDQKWIDCGAPDLCNSVTSLAVFNGKLYAATGKYRLSGSSLTESENPNLGGNVYRYEGGSNWVHCGKLPEVEAINGMVVYKGNLYASSMYAPASFYRYDGGKRWTSCGVFDDKRVESLAIYNGNLYASGYDEGAVYRFDGKTWSHAGKVGKSTQTYGFAVYEGNLYVSEWPHAEVYRYVGDNQWRLAGRLGEEKESMPLAIYNGKMYAGSLPLAEVYRYDGGVDWTNTGRLDFTPDVRYRRVWSMAVYQGRLFAGTLPAGRVHSIEAGKSATYDTALKPGWRHIVAVKGKDRLKLYVDGKLVATSSQFDPADYDLSNGKPLKIGFGSHDYFNGNMKNLRLYQRALNVDEISKLYQSNK, translated from the coding sequence ATGAAAGACCTCGTATACCTGGTGATGTTGATAACAAGCTGTCTAATTAATTTCACACCCACTTCCCTTTTGGCCGAAGAAGATGCATTGATTGGCCATTGGCGGCTCATGGGAGATGTGAAAGATCAGTCGGGTTTTCATAACAATGGTTTGAATCGTGGTGTGCTTCTCAAACCTCATCATCCAGCGACATTTAATGGGGAGTCAGCTTACATTGAAGTACCGCATTCCAAGTCTTTGGCTTTAGGAACCGGTGAATTTTCCATTTCTGTGAATGTGAATACAAGGGCAGACTTAGGAGATGTCATTGGCAATGTACTCAGTAAATATGACGCCCAGAATCGAAAAGGCTTTCAACTCTGTATCAAAAACAATGCGGGAGTTACCAGCAGTCAATCCAATAACCGCCATCTTCAGTTTGGGATTGATAATGGTAAGATTGATGCAAAGTGGACTGACCACGGACAGTTGGGGAATGCCATTCTGGTTTTCAGCATGGCGGTATATGATGGAAAACTCTTTGCGGGCACTTGCGTTCCTGGCAAGGAAGCAGCAGGTCGTGTTTTTCAATTTGACGGAGATCAAAAATGGATCGACTGTGGTGCACCCGATCTATGTAACTCTGTTACATCGTTGGCTGTCTTTAACGGTAAACTCTATGCCGCCACGGGTAAGTATCGACTAAGTGGTTCCTCCTTAACAGAATCAGAAAACCCGAATCTGGGAGGTAATGTGTATCGTTATGAAGGCGGCAGTAACTGGGTGCATTGCGGTAAATTACCAGAGGTCGAAGCGATCAATGGCATGGTCGTTTACAAGGGAAATTTATATGCTTCTTCGATGTATGCCCCTGCTTCGTTTTATCGTTATGATGGTGGGAAACGCTGGACTTCATGTGGTGTTTTTGATGACAAGCGTGTGGAATCTTTGGCAATCTATAATGGGAATCTCTATGCTTCTGGCTATGACGAAGGAGCCGTTTATCGTTTTGATGGGAAAACCTGGTCACATGCCGGAAAAGTAGGCAAGTCGACTCAAACCTATGGATTTGCTGTTTATGAAGGAAATCTTTATGTAAGTGAGTGGCCACACGCAGAAGTGTATCGCTATGTCGGCGATAATCAATGGAGACTCGCAGGTCGATTGGGTGAAGAAAAAGAGAGCATGCCGTTGGCCATTTATAATGGCAAGATGTATGCAGGTTCGCTTCCACTGGCTGAGGTTTATCGTTATGACGGCGGAGTCGACTGGACGAATACTGGTCGGCTGGATTTTACTCCGGATGTACGCTACCGTCGGGTTTGGTCAATGGCCGTGTATCAAGGGCGGTTGTTTGCAGGTACCCTGCCTGCAGGACGGGTGCATTCGATCGAAGCAGGCAAAAGTGCGACTTACGATACCGCACTCAAGCCAGGCTGGCGGCACATCGTAGCTGTTAAAGGAAAAGACCGACTCAAACTATATGTTGATGGCAAGTTAGTGGCAACGTCTTCTCAATTTGACCCCGCCGATTATGATTTGTCGAACGGTAAACCGCTGAAGATTGGCTTTGGTTCACACGACTATTTCAACGGGAACATGAAAAATCTGCGACTCTATCAGCGTGCTTTGAATGTTGACGAGATTTCAAAATTATATCAGTCAAATAAGTAA
- a CDS encoding ABC transporter permease has translation MSFDPIPYDLLGAFQYFLVVFGSAMLIAIVVCLIVGTLTRGAKGFTGVFRAILDFFVQITHVSCRRVWSLTVLTIREALRQKILFVFIIFAVLFMFAGWFLAGAADRPDLQVQSYIDFVLKAISWLVIPIMLLLACWSLPEDIKRRTIHTVVTKPAYRIEIVMGRMLGFTLLGSAILVVMGTIGYIWINRQVPDSAQYKLVSKVPVYGEIFFTNREGAPTETGLNVGDIWDFRSYIEGATKARAIYKFAGIDESDAINDKLVLESSFEAFRTHKGNMEKGGILYQFIFVNEDKNLRVPSRPLINKEYSDNVLEINRKLKYDNPEGNSGEELDIFNDVIDKDGNLTVEVQCLEAGQLLGMARPDLFVRTPDRAFLAGYSKAVFGIWLPMVLVIMLGVTISCFVKGPVAILTTLTIVLVGFMSKEYMNEILSGQMQAAGAIEAWYRLITHMNSQTALPDGPVKFIIELVDAGIINFLWLCQQVIPNFGIFSNMREYVIKGFDVSWNAALLPGIITTAAYFLPCLIVSFYSLKLRELEAK, from the coding sequence ATGTCTTTTGATCCTATTCCATATGACCTGCTTGGTGCTTTTCAATATTTTCTCGTTGTATTTGGCAGCGCGATGCTCATCGCAATTGTTGTCTGCTTGATTGTAGGCACTCTCACACGGGGAGCCAAAGGTTTCACGGGCGTCTTTCGTGCCATACTCGATTTCTTTGTGCAAATCACACACGTTTCCTGTCGCCGTGTCTGGTCGCTGACAGTTTTAACGATCCGCGAGGCTTTGAGGCAAAAAATTCTATTCGTCTTCATTATTTTTGCAGTACTCTTCATGTTCGCAGGTTGGTTTCTTGCAGGTGCTGCAGACAGACCTGACTTACAGGTTCAGTCCTACATTGATTTTGTTCTCAAGGCGATCAGTTGGCTCGTGATACCAATCATGTTGCTGCTGGCTTGCTGGTCACTACCCGAAGATATTAAAAGAAGAACCATTCATACTGTCGTGACCAAGCCCGCGTATCGCATCGAAATCGTCATGGGTCGAATGTTGGGATTTACGCTTCTGGGAAGCGCTATTCTCGTTGTCATGGGAACAATTGGATACATCTGGATTAATCGTCAGGTTCCCGATAGCGCACAGTACAAACTGGTCTCCAAAGTCCCCGTTTACGGTGAGATTTTCTTCACTAACCGTGAAGGAGCCCCGACAGAAACAGGTCTCAATGTGGGAGACATCTGGGATTTTCGCAGTTATATTGAAGGGGCCACTAAAGCACGTGCGATTTATAAATTTGCAGGAATCGACGAAAGTGACGCGATTAACGACAAGCTAGTCCTGGAGTCTTCGTTTGAAGCATTTCGAACGCACAAAGGGAACATGGAAAAAGGAGGGATTCTCTACCAGTTCATTTTTGTGAATGAAGATAAAAATCTGCGAGTCCCCTCTCGACCATTAATCAATAAAGAGTATTCAGATAACGTTCTGGAAATTAATCGGAAACTCAAGTATGACAATCCGGAAGGGAACTCCGGAGAAGAACTGGATATCTTCAACGATGTAATTGACAAAGATGGAAACCTGACCGTTGAAGTTCAGTGCCTGGAGGCAGGACAACTATTGGGAATGGCCCGGCCCGACCTCTTTGTTCGTACTCCGGACCGTGCGTTCCTGGCAGGCTACTCAAAAGCTGTTTTTGGAATCTGGTTACCAATGGTGCTCGTCATCATGCTGGGAGTGACCATTAGCTGTTTTGTAAAAGGTCCTGTCGCGATTCTGACCACTCTGACGATAGTGCTGGTTGGCTTTATGTCCAAAGAATACATGAATGAGATTCTTAGTGGTCAAATGCAGGCAGCAGGAGCCATCGAAGCCTGGTACCGTTTGATTACCCATATGAATTCGCAGACAGCACTTCCAGATGGCCCCGTGAAGTTTATTATTGAATTAGTTGATGCCGGTATTATTAATTTTCTCTGGCTCTGTCAGCAGGTTATTCCGAACTTTGGCATCTTCTCAAATATGCGCGAATACGTGATTAAAGGTTTTGATGTGTCCTGGAATGCCGCCTTACTGCCGGGCATTATCACAACCGCAGCTTATTTTCTTCCTTGTTTAATTGTTTCTTTTTACAGCTTGAAGCTTCGCGAATTGGAGGCGAAATGA
- a CDS encoding ABC transporter ATP-binding protein, with the protein MDNEPVIQISNLTKIYRDFWGRKKVRALNSLSLEIKKGEIFGLLGPNGSGKTTTLKLLLGLLFPSEGDIKVLGQPASNVEKNERIGYLPEESYLYRFLNAEETLDFYGRLFKMPAKERRERAAELIEKVGLGHAKRRQLKEYSKGMTRRIGLAQALINNPDLVMLDEPTSGLDPLGTDDMKRMILELKEQGKTVLMCSHLLADVQDVCDRIAILYGGELKVMGRVEDLLKEQDETQIMTSRLSDEAIKEIEQVVAKHNGKVGTIDHPTATLESLFLKTVQESKDRPGQRFVPDTEEKKASE; encoded by the coding sequence ATGGACAATGAACCAGTCATTCAGATTAGTAATCTGACAAAGATTTATCGTGACTTCTGGGGCCGAAAGAAAGTTCGTGCTCTCAATTCTTTGAGTCTTGAAATAAAAAAAGGAGAGATTTTTGGACTCCTGGGTCCCAATGGATCAGGAAAAACCACCACTCTCAAATTGCTCCTGGGGCTGCTTTTTCCGTCTGAAGGCGACATCAAAGTACTCGGCCAACCAGCATCAAATGTAGAAAAAAATGAACGCATCGGTTACTTACCTGAAGAATCGTATCTATACCGATTCCTGAATGCTGAGGAAACACTTGATTTCTATGGGCGACTTTTCAAAATGCCCGCAAAAGAGCGTCGTGAACGAGCTGCTGAACTGATTGAAAAAGTCGGCCTCGGACATGCCAAACGACGTCAGCTAAAAGAATATTCAAAAGGGATGACCCGACGAATCGGACTAGCTCAAGCACTCATCAATAATCCTGACCTCGTGATGCTGGATGAACCAACCAGTGGTCTGGACCCACTTGGTACAGATGACATGAAACGCATGATCCTGGAATTAAAAGAGCAGGGCAAAACAGTTCTGATGTGTAGCCACCTTCTGGCTGATGTTCAGGACGTGTGTGACCGTATTGCAATTCTCTATGGTGGTGAATTAAAAGTGATGGGACGCGTGGAAGACTTGCTGAAGGAACAGGATGAAACGCAAATCATGACCTCCCGTCTGAGTGATGAGGCAATCAAGGAAATTGAGCAGGTCGTTGCAAAACACAATGGAAAGGTCGGCACAATCGACCATCCAACTGCAACACTGGAATCACTGTTCCTGAAAACCGTTCAGGAAAGTAAAGACCGTCCGGGACAACGGTTTGTTCCAGACACAGAAGAGAAAAAGGCTTCCGAGTAA
- a CDS encoding DUF58 domain-containing protein translates to MPNVEQYLKPEVIQTVARLDLRAKFIVEGFLSGLHASPYHGFSVEFSEHRRYTKGDDPRDIDWQVYAKTDRYYIKKYQAETNLTGYLVLDLSESMAYTYRQQLSKFDYAICLAASLAYMMIHQQDPVGLITFGNQIKNYLPARSKRGQLGNILAMLAKSQPSGTTEVSRNVQQIASMVKHRSLIMIFSDLLTDQKNVLDSLQRLRYAGHDVIVFHILDEAEVYFPFKGMVDLKEPEAGDSLVLDAEGMKADYLEAVNELRQIYQEKLQAMRADYVPLDTSMPFDKALIEYLSQRKARF, encoded by the coding sequence ATGCCTAATGTGGAACAATATCTCAAACCTGAAGTCATCCAGACTGTAGCCCGTCTTGACTTGAGGGCAAAATTCATTGTGGAAGGGTTCCTCAGCGGCCTGCATGCCAGCCCTTATCATGGTTTTAGCGTGGAGTTTAGCGAACACCGCCGTTACACCAAGGGAGATGACCCGCGCGATATTGATTGGCAGGTCTATGCCAAAACTGACCGCTACTACATCAAAAAGTATCAAGCAGAGACGAATCTGACCGGTTATCTGGTACTCGATTTGTCAGAGAGTATGGCCTACACCTATCGCCAGCAACTTTCGAAGTTTGACTATGCAATCTGTCTGGCAGCGTCTCTTGCTTATATGATGATCCATCAACAAGACCCAGTGGGATTGATCACCTTTGGTAATCAAATTAAAAACTACCTCCCTGCTCGCAGCAAACGAGGACAATTGGGAAATATTTTGGCCATGCTGGCAAAATCACAACCATCGGGCACCACAGAAGTTTCACGTAATGTTCAACAAATTGCCTCTATGGTCAAACACCGTAGTTTAATCATGATCTTCTCTGATTTACTAACCGACCAAAAAAATGTTTTAGACAGTTTGCAAAGACTTCGTTATGCAGGTCACGATGTAATCGTTTTCCATATACTCGACGAAGCTGAAGTCTATTTCCCCTTCAAAGGTATGGTTGACCTGAAAGAACCCGAAGCAGGTGATTCACTGGTTCTGGATGCGGAAGGAATGAAAGCCGACTACCTTGAAGCAGTGAATGAACTCAGACAGATCTATCAGGAAAAGTTGCAGGCGATGAGAGCAGATTATGTGCCCCTCGATACCAGCATGCCCTTTGATAAAGCGTTGATCGAATATTTATCGCAAAGAAAAGCCCGTTTCTGA
- the dnaG gene encoding DNA primase produces MSPGFDQNFKELVRQRTNIVELVSESIQLTPSGHDFKGLCPFHNDHNPSMMVYPERGTWRCWVCNNGGDCFSWVEKYDDVSFYEALKILAEKAHLELPQSTARVGSVPRSNIVEKTSLFEVMKWAEQQFHHCLMETAEGEYARRYLIEERGYTEDTIRQFRLGFHPDHWQWLVNRAQGKYAEALLSEAKLIFKKEGHNRYSDYFVNRVMFPVRDERKRVVAFGGRVLPGTNSDGIAKYFNSPESLIFTKSKLLFGLDQARQRIRETETVVVVEGYTDCITAHQFGVTNVVATLGTALTDTHVSYLKRLARKVVLVFDGDDAGQNAAERSLTKFISQEVDLRILTLPARKDPAEFLEEQGAEKLKQLIDQAPEAWSFKLNICLKKFGLESIDGQHRILEQMLELLAASPNLTGKVREDIILRKLSDRLGLHEQVVRKRLSEVKQKRHSNLNSSPSANESRSIPITNSIPGSSQETDHTAKDNQLESELLEIIFVYPESVTQIHQHISPSNLKNQQLRFLYQLSIDLTEEGIVPVLDRILDRIDDPDLKQLVVKIDAQAQEKAIHTKIHASPNLHEGIPHFLKHSIKNLKWREEREHHEQTKGLLFQNSQNTSLNSDAKELLKKASEFHQKRHQKNSLETH; encoded by the coding sequence GTGTCGCCAGGATTTGATCAAAATTTCAAAGAACTGGTCCGCCAGAGAACAAACATCGTTGAGTTGGTATCCGAGTCGATTCAATTGACTCCCAGCGGGCATGATTTCAAAGGTCTCTGTCCTTTTCATAATGACCATAATCCTTCAATGATGGTCTATCCTGAGCGTGGTACCTGGCGATGCTGGGTCTGTAATAACGGAGGCGACTGTTTTTCCTGGGTGGAAAAATATGATGATGTCAGCTTCTATGAGGCATTAAAGATCTTGGCTGAGAAAGCCCATTTGGAACTGCCTCAATCTACTGCACGCGTGGGATCTGTTCCGCGATCTAATATCGTAGAAAAGACATCATTATTTGAAGTGATGAAATGGGCAGAGCAGCAATTTCACCATTGTTTGATGGAAACTGCCGAAGGAGAATATGCTCGTCGCTATCTTATTGAGGAGCGAGGATATACCGAAGATACGATCAGGCAGTTTCGGTTAGGCTTTCATCCGGACCACTGGCAATGGTTAGTGAATCGCGCACAAGGTAAATATGCTGAAGCATTATTGTCGGAAGCAAAATTGATTTTCAAAAAAGAAGGTCATAACCGATATTCCGATTATTTCGTCAATCGGGTGATGTTTCCGGTTCGCGACGAGCGTAAACGAGTTGTTGCATTTGGGGGACGTGTTCTGCCAGGAACTAATTCCGATGGAATCGCCAAGTATTTCAACAGTCCCGAAAGCTTGATCTTTACTAAGAGCAAGCTGCTATTCGGTTTGGATCAAGCGAGACAACGAATTCGAGAAACGGAGACTGTAGTCGTCGTCGAAGGGTACACTGATTGCATAACAGCGCATCAGTTTGGGGTGACGAATGTAGTGGCAACATTAGGGACAGCGTTGACGGACACGCATGTTTCTTATCTGAAGCGTCTGGCTCGAAAAGTCGTGCTCGTATTTGACGGTGATGATGCAGGACAAAATGCGGCCGAGCGTTCTTTAACGAAATTTATCTCTCAGGAAGTCGATTTGCGAATTTTAACGTTACCTGCGAGAAAAGATCCTGCCGAGTTTTTGGAGGAGCAAGGTGCAGAAAAGCTGAAGCAACTGATTGATCAAGCGCCCGAAGCGTGGAGTTTCAAGTTAAATATTTGTCTCAAAAAATTTGGACTAGAGTCAATTGATGGTCAGCATCGTATTTTAGAACAAATGCTTGAGTTGTTGGCAGCAAGTCCCAACCTAACCGGTAAAGTTCGTGAAGACATTATATTGAGAAAGTTGTCAGATCGACTGGGTTTACATGAACAAGTTGTCCGAAAACGACTTAGTGAAGTAAAACAAAAGCGTCATTCAAATCTTAATTCCAGTCCCTCAGCTAATGAATCTCGCTCGATTCCAATTACGAATTCCATTCCGGGCAGCAGCCAGGAAACTGATCATACAGCGAAAGACAATCAACTTGAGAGCGAACTTCTTGAAATTATCTTTGTATATCCGGAATCTGTCACCCAAATTCATCAACATATTTCCCCTTCCAACTTGAAGAACCAACAGTTGCGATTTCTTTATCAGTTAAGCATTGACTTAACTGAAGAGGGGATTGTACCTGTTCTGGATCGGATTCTGGATCGAATTGATGATCCAGATTTAAAACAACTGGTCGTAAAAATTGACGCCCAGGCACAAGAAAAAGCAATTCACACAAAAATCCATGCGAGTCCCAACCTGCATGAAGGAATTCCTCATTTTTTGAAGCATTCCATCAAAAACCTTAAATGGCGGGAAGAACGGGAACACCACGAGCAGACTAAGGGACTTCTATTTCAGAACTCCCAAAACACAAGTTTGAATTCTGATGCAAAAGAATTATTGAAGAAAGCATCTGAGTTTCATCAAAAACGACACCAGAAAAACTCACTTGAGACCCATTAA
- the rpoD gene encoding RNA polymerase sigma factor RpoD, with product MHRLDARLNELIENGKKQGYLTYDEVSAYLPDEALNPEKLDNLLLTIEEIELDIIPDQIITVLKPEKAKGGRSRSSDDAARRIDDPVRMYLTQMGEIPLLTREEEIRLAKKIEITRRRFRRELLSSDYAMRQAIDILDKVHKTELPFDRTIKVSVTEGLEKNQILGRMPHNLKTLEYLCNKNSSDFQRFVDPELSKSERREAYSSLQKRRRKMATLIEELSLRTQRLQIGMKRLEQISQRMTELEDQIRDMNDLRVKNSKDDRANLDRELQDLVSMTMETPETLRERIKAVKQRYLDYETAMRELSGGNLRLVVSIAKKYRNRGLSFLDLIQEGNTGLMRAVDKYEYRRGYKFSTYATWWIRQAITRAIADQARTIRIPVHMIETMSKLRKVSKQLLQEKGREPTMEETAEVAGISLEETRRVLKISRHPISLDRPVGESEDSYFGDFIEDSDSDSPVNTASQEMLKDKIDHVLKTLTYREREIIKLRFGLGDGYTYTLEEVGRIFKVTRERVRQIEAKAVRKLQHPVRSKQLQGFIEGLVPEWGQAESEEEADVTASASI from the coding sequence GTGCACCGACTCGACGCCCGATTGAATGAACTCATCGAAAACGGCAAAAAACAGGGATATCTCACTTACGATGAGGTGAGTGCTTATTTACCTGATGAAGCACTCAATCCTGAGAAGCTTGATAACCTTTTGCTCACGATTGAGGAGATTGAATTAGATATCATTCCTGATCAGATCATTACAGTCTTAAAGCCCGAAAAAGCCAAAGGAGGTCGCTCTCGTTCTTCCGACGATGCTGCTCGTCGTATTGATGATCCCGTGCGGATGTATTTAACTCAAATGGGTGAAATACCGTTACTAACACGTGAGGAAGAGATTCGGCTTGCCAAGAAGATTGAAATCACACGTCGTCGGTTCCGTCGTGAATTGTTGAGTAGTGATTATGCGATGCGACAGGCAATTGACATTCTGGACAAAGTTCATAAAACCGAACTTCCTTTTGATAGAACGATTAAAGTTTCGGTTACAGAAGGGCTCGAAAAGAATCAGATTCTTGGTCGGATGCCTCATAATCTAAAGACACTCGAGTATCTTTGTAATAAAAACTCAAGTGACTTTCAAAGATTTGTTGACCCAGAGCTTTCGAAAAGTGAACGTCGTGAAGCATATTCTTCGTTGCAAAAGCGACGTCGAAAAATGGCGACTTTGATTGAAGAGTTGAGTTTGCGCACACAACGTCTGCAAATTGGTATGAAGCGACTTGAGCAAATTTCTCAACGTATGACGGAATTGGAAGATCAGATTCGTGATATGAACGATCTGAGAGTGAAAAATTCCAAGGATGATCGTGCCAATCTTGATCGTGAATTACAAGATTTGGTTTCTATGACGATGGAAACTCCCGAAACACTTCGCGAGCGAATCAAAGCGGTCAAGCAGCGCTATCTCGATTACGAAACCGCGATGCGTGAGCTTTCAGGTGGTAACCTACGTTTGGTCGTCTCTATCGCTAAGAAGTACCGCAATCGTGGTCTCAGTTTTCTTGACCTGATTCAGGAAGGCAATACTGGCTTGATGCGAGCGGTTGATAAATATGAATATCGTCGCGGTTATAAATTCTCAACATACGCCACATGGTGGATTAGACAGGCCATTACCCGTGCTATTGCTGATCAGGCTCGTACAATTCGTATTCCCGTACATATGATTGAGACGATGTCTAAACTCAGAAAGGTCAGTAAGCAACTATTACAGGAAAAAGGACGTGAGCCTACCATGGAAGAGACTGCAGAAGTGGCAGGCATCAGTCTGGAAGAAACTCGCCGTGTGCTTAAGATTTCCCGCCACCCCATTAGCCTTGATCGACCAGTTGGTGAGAGTGAAGATAGCTACTTTGGTGACTTCATCGAAGATTCTGACTCAGACAGTCCTGTTAACACAGCCAGCCAGGAAATGCTAAAAGATAAAATTGATCATGTCTTGAAAACACTGACCTACCGTGAGCGTGAAATTATCAAATTACGCTTTGGCTTGGGAGATGGCTATACCTATACATTGGAAGAAGTGGGTCGCATCTTTAAAGTAACACGAGAGCGTGTACGTCAGATCGAAGCAAAAGCGGTCAGAAAATTACAGCATCCAGTTAGGAGTAAACAACTTCAGGGCTTTATAGAAGGGTTAGTCCCCGAGTGGGGGCAGGCAGAATCCGAAGAAGAGGCGGATGTGACAGCATCAGCCAGTATTTGA
- a CDS encoding zinc ribbon domain-containing protein, whose amino-acid sequence MSTTAASLKALHHLYLRLHDVNRKLEQGPKRIKLKEEFALQQEEKLRSFQEQVTQLKKQVQQKNLDLQSNETKILDLKAKLNTASSNKEFDIIKGQIKADEMANSVLEDEILELMDKIDAAEADVQLWVEKKDAAHESAKEAAQNFESARDSLDEEIKECNAAIADAEHIIPENVKVQFERLVRSHGAGALAIVEGKYCSSCNVLISPQLRVELNSGKLVFCKSCGRLLYLEESQE is encoded by the coding sequence ATGTCAACTACTGCAGCCAGCTTGAAAGCTTTACACCATTTGTATTTGAGATTACATGATGTAAACCGAAAATTAGAGCAGGGGCCCAAGCGAATTAAACTAAAAGAGGAGTTCGCTTTACAGCAGGAAGAGAAGCTCAGGTCTTTTCAGGAACAAGTCACGCAGTTGAAAAAACAGGTTCAGCAGAAGAATCTGGATTTACAATCCAATGAGACAAAAATACTTGATCTGAAGGCAAAACTGAATACTGCTTCCTCAAATAAAGAGTTTGATATTATTAAAGGGCAAATTAAGGCAGACGAAATGGCAAACAGTGTGCTGGAAGATGAAATCCTGGAGCTCATGGATAAAATCGATGCCGCTGAAGCCGATGTTCAGTTATGGGTGGAAAAAAAAGATGCCGCACACGAGTCAGCTAAAGAAGCGGCACAAAATTTCGAGTCTGCTCGAGATTCTCTCGATGAAGAGATCAAAGAATGTAATGCGGCGATTGCTGATGCTGAACATATCATACCAGAGAATGTGAAGGTTCAATTTGAAAGATTGGTACGGTCACACGGCGCTGGTGCCTTAGCAATTGTAGAAGGTAAGTATTGTTCTTCCTGTAATGTTTTAATCTCGCCTCAGTTGCGCGTGGAGTTGAATTCAGGAAAACTCGTTTTCTGTAAGTCATGTGGGCGCCTGTTGTACCTGGAAGAATCACAGGAATAA